A DNA window from Arachis hypogaea cultivar Tifrunner chromosome 18, arahy.Tifrunner.gnm2.J5K5, whole genome shotgun sequence contains the following coding sequences:
- the LOC140181225 gene encoding transcription factor MYB101-like: MISNNNKNNENCESWRDNLRKGPWTPREDAILIEQVKKCGKGNWSLIRKTSELRRSGKSCRLRWSNHLRPDLKKGPFSEKEEKLIDDLHAKFGNKWALMATERRRRRLGKAEKSHRTLLRVVVSRRQEAVEQRSFFAGQGDFEAGSWKIRQ; the protein is encoded by the exons ATGATCTCCAATAATAACAAGAACAATGAGAATTGTGAGTCTTGGAGAGATAATTTGAGAAAGGGGCCTTGGACGCCGAGAGAGGACGCCATACTTATCGAGCAAGTAAAGAAGTGTGGCAAAGGTAATTGGAGTTTAATTCGAAAGACTTCTGAGTTGAGGAGAAGTGGCAAAAGTTGTAGGCTTAGATGGTCGAACCATCTAAGGCCTGACTTGAAGAAGGGTCCTTTCTCTGAAAAAGAGGAGAAACTCATCGATGATCTTCATGCTAAGTTCGGAAACAAATGGGCTCTAATGGCTACCGAG agaagaagaagacgactGGGGAAAGCAGAGAAAAGCCATCGCACTTTGCTGAGAGTCGTCGTTAGTCGTCGCCAAGAAGCAGTCGAACAGAGGAGCTTTTTCGCGGGGCAAGGTGACTTTGAGGCTG